The following proteins come from a genomic window of Chryseobacterium glaciei:
- a CDS encoding DUF2306 domain-containing protein, with protein sequence MLTVKRNIPNILKILLVIGFGYFFWLMFKITLEYIPLKTEVSFLMIKQTEVTDRPEYLWFFYTHVYTSIFVLLSGFLAILRKDFGLKNFHRNSGKVYIFLLLILSAPSGIYMGFFANGDVFSKISFVILGSLWWFTTFKAYQFARQKKFKQHKQWMWRSFALTLSAVTLRMWKVIIVYLFHPNPMDVYEIIAWMGWVPNILLIEYLITKKHI encoded by the coding sequence ATGCTCACAGTTAAAAGAAATATCCCAAACATCTTAAAAATCCTTTTAGTAATCGGGTTCGGATATTTCTTTTGGCTGATGTTTAAAATCACGTTAGAATATATTCCTTTAAAAACAGAGGTGAGTTTTTTAATGATAAAACAAACTGAAGTTACCGACAGACCGGAATATTTGTGGTTTTTCTACACCCATGTTTATACGAGTATTTTTGTTTTACTCTCCGGATTTTTAGCAATCCTCAGGAAAGATTTTGGACTTAAAAATTTCCATAGAAATTCGGGGAAAGTTTATATTTTTCTATTATTGATTTTGTCTGCTCCATCAGGAATTTACATGGGATTTTTCGCTAACGGAGACGTTTTTTCTAAAATTTCTTTTGTTATTTTGGGAAGTTTGTGGTGGTTTACTACTTTTAAAGCTTATCAATTTGCCCGACAGAAAAAATTTAAACAACATAAGCAATGGATGTGGCGCAGTTTTGCATTAACGCTTTCTGCTGTCACTTTAAGAATGTGGAAGGTTATTATTGTATATTTATTCCACCCCAATCCGATGGATGTCTATGAGATTATTGCATGGATGGGCTGGGTTCCGAATATCCTTTTAATTGAATATTTAATTACAAAAAAACATATATGA
- a CDS encoding NAD(P)/FAD-dependent oxidoreductase, which yields MKQIIIIGGGAAGFFCASNLDETKYNITILEQNSDVLQKVKISGGGRCNITHACFDPKELVQFYPRGNKELLSVFTKFQPGDMMDWFDQRKVPLKIENDNRVFPESNSSQTIINTLLNEIQQKNVEVKTKCSVKEIEKLDEKYVVKTSLGDFEADFVVYTTGSSPKSLKIIENLGHKIIDLVPSLFTFNIKNDLLKELPGTSFENAEISIPKLKTEESGPLLITHWGLSGPAILKISAWEALSLAKVKYNFEIEVNFISKDIDDAEELFQNFKQSNPKKTIGLAKIFDITNRFWQKILEVSKVDLNKQVAQISGKEMQTILENLCKKKLQVTGKSTFKDEFVTAGGVDLKEINFKNMSSKILPNFYVAGEVLNIDAVTGGFNFQACWSEAWLIAQDLNLK from the coding sequence ATGAAGCAAATTATCATTATTGGAGGCGGTGCAGCCGGTTTTTTCTGCGCATCGAATCTTGACGAAACAAAATATAACATTACGATTCTTGAGCAAAACTCAGATGTCCTTCAGAAAGTTAAGATTTCCGGAGGTGGAAGATGTAATATAACTCATGCATGCTTTGACCCAAAGGAATTGGTTCAGTTTTACCCTCGTGGAAATAAAGAATTATTGAGTGTTTTCACTAAATTCCAGCCGGGAGATATGATGGATTGGTTTGATCAACGAAAAGTTCCGTTGAAAATAGAAAATGATAACAGGGTTTTCCCTGAAAGCAACTCTTCACAGACCATTATTAATACTTTATTGAATGAAATTCAGCAAAAAAATGTTGAAGTAAAGACAAAATGTTCTGTTAAGGAAATTGAAAAACTAGACGAAAAATATGTCGTTAAAACAAGTTTAGGTGATTTTGAAGCTGACTTTGTAGTTTATACAACGGGAAGTTCGCCGAAGTCTTTGAAAATTATTGAAAATTTAGGACATAAAATCATCGATTTAGTTCCATCACTTTTTACATTCAATATTAAAAATGATTTATTAAAAGAGTTGCCCGGAACAAGCTTTGAAAATGCAGAAATTTCTATTCCGAAATTGAAGACAGAAGAAAGCGGACCTTTGTTAATAACTCATTGGGGACTTTCAGGACCAGCGATTTTAAAAATATCGGCTTGGGAAGCTTTAAGTTTAGCCAAGGTTAAATATAATTTTGAAATTGAAGTTAATTTTATTTCAAAAGATATTGATGATGCAGAAGAATTGTTTCAAAACTTCAAACAATCCAATCCGAAAAAGACCATTGGACTGGCAAAAATATTTGATATAACGAATAGATTCTGGCAGAAAATATTAGAAGTTTCAAAGGTTGACCTCAACAAGCAAGTTGCCCAGATTTCAGGGAAGGAAATGCAAACCATTTTGGAAAATCTCTGCAAAAAGAAATTGCAGGTTACAGGAAAATCAACTTTTAAAGATGAGTTTGTAACGGCCGGAGGTGTAGATTTAAAAGAAATTAATTTTAAAAATATGTCCTCGAAAATTTTACCTAATTTTTATGTCGCCGGAGAAGTTTTGAATATTGATGCGGTGACTGGAGGATTTAATTTTCAGGCTTGCTGGAGTGAGGCTTGGCTGATTGCGCAGGATTTGAATTTGAAATAG
- the thiL gene encoding thiamine-phosphate kinase codes for MFEDKEPELTPISKLGEFGLIKHLTEHFPLSNESSELGVGDDAAIINPGNKKVVLTTDVLAEGVHFNLGYVPLKHLGYKAVVVNLSDVAAMNATPTQILVSLAVSNRFPVEALEEIYSGIQAACTRYKVDLIGGDTTSSNAGLVMSITAVGIEDEENIVKRSTAKPNDLLVVSGDLGGAYMGLQILEREHAVFLADPNMQPEMEGFDYILERQLKPEARTDVKGILEGLDIKPTSMIDISDGLASEILHLSDQSNVGFRLYEEKVPMDNLTITTADEFNLNPVMAALSGGEDYELLFTISPNDFEKMKNHPDFTIIGHAVDKEEGNFMVARGSNQLVSLTAQGWDAFLGNNQND; via the coding sequence ATGTTTGAAGATAAAGAACCAGAATTAACGCCGATCTCTAAGCTAGGAGAATTTGGATTGATTAAGCATTTAACAGAACATTTTCCTTTATCCAACGAGTCTTCAGAACTTGGAGTAGGAGATGATGCAGCAATCATTAATCCTGGAAATAAAAAGGTTGTTCTTACAACGGATGTTTTGGCAGAAGGAGTGCATTTCAATTTAGGATATGTTCCGTTGAAGCATTTGGGATATAAAGCGGTTGTTGTGAATCTTAGTGATGTTGCAGCAATGAACGCTACTCCAACACAGATCTTAGTTTCTTTGGCGGTTTCAAACCGTTTTCCGGTGGAAGCTTTGGAAGAAATTTATTCTGGAATTCAGGCGGCTTGTACAAGATATAAAGTTGATTTAATCGGTGGAGATACTACAAGCTCAAACGCAGGTTTGGTGATGAGTATTACGGCTGTTGGAATTGAAGATGAAGAGAACATCGTAAAAAGAAGTACTGCAAAACCAAATGATCTTCTTGTTGTTTCAGGAGATTTAGGTGGCGCGTATATGGGACTTCAAATTTTAGAAAGAGAGCACGCTGTGTTCCTTGCTGACCCAAATATGCAACCTGAAATGGAAGGATTTGATTATATTCTTGAAAGACAATTGAAGCCTGAGGCAAGAACAGATGTTAAAGGTATTCTAGAAGGATTGGATATCAAACCAACTTCTATGATCGATATTTCTGATGGTTTGGCTTCTGAAATTTTACATCTTTCAGACCAATCAAACGTTGGTTTCAGGTTGTATGAAGAGAAAGTTCCAATGGATAATCTGACGATCACTACAGCGGATGAATTTAATTTAAATCCTGTAATGGCTGCTCTAAGTGGCGGTGAAGATTATGAATTGTTGTTCACTATTTCTCCAAATGATTTTGAAAAAATGAAAAATCATCCGGATTTTACGATCATCGGACATGCTGTTGATAAAGAAGAGGGTAATTTCATGGTAGCAAGAGGCTCTAATCAATTGGTTTCTCTTACTGCACAAGGTTGGGATGCTTTTTTAGGAAATAATCAAAACGATTAA
- a CDS encoding S8 family serine peptidase — protein sequence MQKIYNKSLLGIAVLFFFSSNGQTKDVLNEKPQESEIQAFQHKINQYQNQQKGEVLRLKGLGNKEFISENGNEKQLVGADENGKPLYYTTLNAGAAKMTKADNLYPGGVAGLNIAGQNMVIGQWDYSKPRTTHELLTGKINSYDNLQNQTISRHSTSIAGTLAGNNGDAEAKGIAYEAKINAYDWMNDVSEMLSEAYNGSNGILVANNSYGFDPMYLQTYQFGKYNVTAQSWDNLMYLKPYLQIVKAAGNSREIDPSIVPQVSAKNGYDLLEGAGIAKNVLVVASAKKNANMNSDEAFDVSSFSSYGPTDDGRIKPDICAPGENIYSSIETYDAAYGTYRGTSSATAVVSGIITLLQQYYKSVSPTQSYMLSSTVRALLAHTANDKGSEGPDYIYGWGLADAKRASEAIYNNIEGTINGEKKSTLIKEVNLNQGNKYTLYVVPYETSQPLSATISWTDPQGNLVNNVVDLNNPNVINDLDLKIVKINSNGTESTYYPWKLGGMSNLTGAATNTSTNNVDTIERVDIKNPEKVTYKIIVSPKTNTTPLLPSGNQTFSIVVSNVDFCYKEDLTTLVSPTNDISTSQTILAKQIVASNKVIAPVQNVEYIASRDITLLPGFHAQQGVGFHAFITPCFDLISALKYKAQQRVGAEVITVPTGSSLGHFTLFPNPAKEEVNIKFYLQNESSIKISIYDASGKLLSTEQRSTKFPKGEFVKTVDTRAYSPGVYMVSIETSEYKETKKLIIK from the coding sequence ATGCAGAAAATCTATAATAAATCATTATTGGGGATTGCTGTGCTATTCTTTTTTTCATCAAATGGGCAAACTAAAGATGTATTAAATGAAAAACCACAAGAAAGCGAAATACAAGCCTTTCAACATAAAATAAATCAATACCAAAATCAACAAAAAGGAGAAGTTCTAAGGCTTAAAGGCTTAGGAAACAAAGAATTCATTTCCGAAAATGGGAATGAAAAACAGCTTGTCGGAGCTGATGAAAACGGAAAACCTCTTTATTATACAACTCTGAATGCGGGTGCTGCTAAAATGACCAAAGCAGATAATTTATATCCTGGTGGAGTTGCCGGATTAAATATTGCTGGACAAAATATGGTCATTGGTCAATGGGACTATTCAAAACCCCGAACCACTCATGAATTATTAACTGGAAAAATAAACAGCTATGATAATTTACAAAATCAAACAATTTCACGTCACAGTACCAGTATAGCGGGTACACTCGCTGGGAATAATGGAGATGCAGAAGCCAAAGGTATCGCCTATGAAGCCAAAATCAATGCATATGACTGGATGAATGATGTTTCGGAAATGCTTTCGGAAGCATATAATGGTTCAAATGGAATATTAGTAGCCAATAACAGTTATGGTTTTGATCCGATGTATCTTCAAACATATCAGTTTGGTAAATATAATGTAACGGCGCAGTCTTGGGATAACTTAATGTACTTAAAACCTTATCTCCAAATTGTAAAAGCGGCAGGAAATTCTAGAGAAATTGATCCGAGTATTGTTCCTCAGGTTTCAGCTAAAAACGGATATGACCTTCTGGAAGGAGCGGGAATTGCTAAAAATGTTCTGGTAGTTGCTTCAGCAAAGAAAAATGCAAATATGAATTCGGATGAAGCTTTTGATGTTTCTTCTTTCAGCAGTTACGGACCAACAGATGATGGCAGAATAAAGCCGGATATTTGCGCGCCTGGAGAAAATATTTATTCATCTATTGAAACTTACGATGCTGCTTATGGTACCTATAGAGGAACTTCTTCGGCGACAGCTGTTGTTTCTGGTATTATAACTTTACTTCAACAATATTATAAATCTGTAAGTCCAACACAGAGTTATATGCTTTCATCAACGGTGAGAGCTTTATTGGCTCATACTGCAAATGATAAAGGATCAGAAGGGCCAGATTATATTTATGGATGGGGATTGGCAGATGCAAAAAGAGCTTCCGAAGCGATCTATAATAATATTGAAGGAACAATTAATGGAGAAAAAAAATCTACTTTAATTAAAGAGGTTAATTTAAACCAAGGAAATAAATATACTTTATATGTTGTTCCTTATGAAACTAGCCAGCCATTATCTGCTACTATTTCATGGACAGATCCACAAGGAAACTTAGTAAATAATGTTGTAGATCTTAATAACCCTAATGTTATTAATGATTTAGATTTAAAAATAGTAAAAATAAATTCTAACGGAACTGAAAGCACTTATTACCCATGGAAATTGGGGGGAATGAGCAATCTGACTGGGGCAGCAACCAATACATCAACAAACAATGTAGATACTATAGAAAGAGTTGATATTAAAAATCCTGAAAAAGTAACGTATAAAATAATTGTTTCTCCAAAAACAAATACTACTCCGTTGTTACCAAGTGGGAATCAAACATTTTCAATAGTGGTTTCAAATGTTGACTTTTGTTATAAAGAAGATCTTACAACATTAGTAAGCCCAACAAATGATATTTCCACAAGTCAGACGATTTTAGCTAAACAAATTGTAGCAAGCAATAAAGTCATAGCCCCCGTACAAAATGTTGAATATATAGCTTCAAGAGATATTACTTTACTTCCGGGTTTTCATGCTCAGCAAGGTGTTGGTTTTCATGCTTTCATTACGCCATGTTTTGATTTGATTTCGGCCTTAAAATATAAAGCACAGCAAAGAGTAGGAGCAGAAGTTATTACCGTACCTACCGGATCATCACTTGGACATTTTACATTATTTCCAAATCCAGCGAAAGAAGAAGTTAATATTAAATTTTATCTGCAAAATGAATCTTCCATAAAGATTTCGATATACGATGCTTCGGGAAAACTTTTATCAACAGAACAACGTTCAACCAAATTTCCAAAAGGAGAGTTTGTGAAAACTGTAGATACAAGAGCTTATTCTCCGGGTGTGTATATGGTTTCAATAGAAACTTCAGAATATAAGGAAACAAAAAAGCTAATCATAAAATAA
- a CDS encoding acyl-CoA thioesterase yields the protein MIFYHKFEVRWSDLDANKHLANSSYVQFCAQTRMAFMKQEKMGVTQMSRWGIGPVIMHERFSFFKEIFADQVVIVSLEIDGCAEDSSIYRFVHKFYLPDGSHCATSEATGVWIDTMLRKMTTPPDDVMEAMNKYKTPDTIILTREDFKKLPFRPENIDPTKLN from the coding sequence ATGATATTTTACCATAAATTCGAAGTTCGTTGGAGTGATCTTGATGCCAACAAACATTTAGCAAACTCATCATATGTACAATTTTGCGCGCAAACAAGAATGGCTTTTATGAAGCAGGAAAAAATGGGCGTTACTCAAATGAGTCGATGGGGGATTGGTCCTGTGATTATGCATGAAAGATTTTCTTTTTTCAAAGAAATATTTGCAGATCAGGTCGTTATTGTAAGTCTGGAAATTGATGGTTGTGCAGAAGATTCTTCTATTTATCGTTTTGTACACAAATTTTATCTTCCTGATGGTTCACATTGTGCAACTTCAGAAGCTACGGGAGTTTGGATTGATACCATGCTGAGAAAAATGACAACGCCACCGGATGATGTAATGGAAGCGATGAACAAATATAAAACACCGGACACAATAATCTTAACGAGAGAAGATTTTAAGAAATTGCCTTTCCGTCCGGAAAATATAGATCCGACGAAACTTAACTAA
- a CDS encoding T9SS type A sorting domain-containing protein produces MKKIFTLLGVLLICILNAQSPGGVGGLSVWYKTNSLQTPALLYQDYSGNQHQIQALTGANKPTYSLLNYNECLNFDGTDDFLKFPFVIETIDKINFFTAYQNKNSTQESALFTTDNTDEKELFYSTKNVFRYNNDQINYINTSTIDTLASFSLYSKFGTPSTKITKVIGKTGLSSMFIGKDAGNHQWQSFKGKLPEFFTYRKILTLNERNRVNTYLAVKYAITMPYTEYLSSKNKKIWRQDDFNDYPANITGIARDGYSDLYQKQATSSSEQKRLVIAAKKLAVDNRSNDAQFPDQSFLIWGDNKKPLELDAETFGYRLLKRKWKARFTTENSQTIPTEVVFSIKNIIAQIPADKKLWLLVDRTGQGNFNSSNIDAYPMDYVDNDQGVHFKDVVFDQDLSGTDVFSFALGNQILSIYQITQPTCTVTSGTLNLNIKGGKAPFNVALTGNGTSQNISVQTSQVSFPNLAIGSYHLNITDANNNVTSYDFTVNDFSSINLDLGPDVTISSGNSAQFDASTQITDPNATYTWTSDNGFTSSSANINVYEPGEYTVTVKTSDNCIKKDTVKVTRKRENGIVIYPNPVPKGQPFTIRIISDKKETVDIKIHDASGRLIKTIQDNGKDYYEIQDTLPVEGVYLIIVKTSSEIKVFKLIVKN; encoded by the coding sequence ATGAAAAAAATATTTACACTTCTCGGTGTTTTGCTCATTTGTATTTTAAATGCTCAATCTCCTGGTGGAGTTGGAGGTTTAAGTGTTTGGTACAAAACCAATTCACTTCAGACTCCGGCTTTACTTTATCAGGATTATAGCGGCAATCAGCATCAGATACAAGCATTAACAGGAGCTAATAAACCTACCTATTCATTACTGAATTATAATGAATGTTTAAATTTTGATGGGACAGATGATTTTTTGAAGTTTCCATTTGTAATAGAAACAATCGATAAAATAAACTTCTTTACCGCTTATCAAAATAAAAATTCAACGCAGGAATCTGCTTTGTTTACTACAGATAATACAGATGAAAAAGAGTTGTTTTATAGTACTAAAAATGTTTTTAGATATAATAATGACCAAATTAATTATATCAATACCAGCACAATTGATACGTTAGCTTCTTTTAGTTTATATTCTAAATTTGGAACTCCATCAACTAAAATTACGAAGGTAATTGGTAAGACAGGTCTTTCATCAATGTTTATAGGAAAAGATGCAGGGAACCACCAATGGCAAAGCTTTAAAGGAAAACTACCTGAGTTTTTCACATATAGAAAAATTCTTACTCTTAATGAAAGAAATAGAGTAAATACTTATTTGGCAGTAAAATATGCAATTACAATGCCCTATACAGAATACCTGAGTTCTAAAAATAAAAAAATCTGGAGACAAGATGATTTTAATGATTATCCTGCAAACATCACGGGTATAGCAAGGGATGGGTATTCTGATCTTTATCAAAAACAGGCTACAAGTTCGTCAGAACAAAAAAGGTTGGTTATTGCTGCAAAAAAATTGGCTGTAGATAACAGATCAAATGATGCACAGTTTCCGGATCAAAGTTTTTTGATTTGGGGAGATAATAAAAAACCATTAGAATTAGATGCTGAAACTTTCGGATATAGATTGTTAAAGAGAAAATGGAAAGCAAGATTTACTACCGAAAACTCTCAAACAATTCCTACGGAGGTAGTTTTTTCTATTAAAAATATTATTGCGCAAATTCCGGCAGATAAAAAACTTTGGCTCTTGGTTGACAGAACAGGGCAAGGGAATTTTAATTCATCTAATATTGATGCATACCCAATGGATTACGTTGATAATGATCAGGGAGTTCATTTTAAGGATGTAGTTTTCGATCAGGATCTATCAGGAACTGATGTTTTTTCTTTTGCTTTAGGTAATCAAATTTTATCAATTTATCAGATAACCCAGCCTACATGTACTGTTACAAGTGGGACGCTTAATTTAAATATTAAAGGAGGAAAAGCACCATTCAATGTTGCTCTTACAGGTAATGGAACATCACAAAATATAAGCGTTCAGACATCACAGGTTTCATTCCCGAATTTAGCAATAGGTAGCTATCATCTTAATATTACTGATGCAAATAATAATGTTACTTCTTATGACTTTACCGTGAATGATTTCAGCTCTATTAATTTAGATCTTGGCCCAGATGTCACAATTTCTTCTGGAAATTCTGCTCAGTTTGATGCATCAACACAAATTACAGATCCAAATGCAACATATACTTGGACTTCTGATAATGGATTTACAAGTAGCTCTGCTAATATTAATGTTTACGAACCTGGAGAGTATACTGTAACCGTAAAAACATCAGATAACTGTATTAAAAAAGATACAGTAAAAGTTACAAGAAAGAGAGAAAACGGAATTGTAATTTATCCTAATCCGGTACCAAAAGGGCAGCCTTTTACAATAAGAATTATTTCAGATAAGAAAGAAACTGTAGATATAAAAATACATGACGCCTCTGGAAGATTGATAAAAACAATTCAGGATAATGGCAAAGATTATTATGAAATACAGGATACTTTACCAGTTGAAGGAGTGTACTTAATTATTGTAAAAACTTCGTCCGAAATCAAGGTATTCAAACTAATTGTAAAAAATTAA
- a CDS encoding YARHG domain-containing protein — MKTLKLTLISLFTVSLIACKKDGKETESSKDSLVAKKDSVAVPEVHQELYGIYMGDFAGKEMITSEDGEEYEGDVYKKLALKINRITKDSVYGQSIVNGNQRPFRGSFNESSKSFTLDEPGNDKTDGRFEVKLSGDSLTGKWSVFNKKAVKSPLKTLKLTKKQFVYNPNFMLDEDSNLVDWENPKDFVEKYTDEETGKTEKYTTQKNRVASDAVFKLNASKQKLSEKDLKNLRKLDLEIIKNSVFARHGYAFKKQTYRNFFEQTDWYIPVSNNVDNDLSPMEKENVVLLNRFVKYAEDKYDSFGR, encoded by the coding sequence ATGAAAACTTTAAAATTAACATTAATTTCTTTATTTACAGTCAGTTTAATTGCCTGTAAAAAGGATGGAAAAGAAACCGAATCATCAAAAGATTCTCTTGTTGCAAAGAAAGATTCTGTGGCTGTTCCTGAGGTTCATCAAGAACTGTACGGAATTTACATGGGCGATTTTGCAGGAAAAGAAATGATTACTTCTGAAGATGGGGAGGAATATGAAGGTGATGTTTATAAAAAGCTTGCTTTAAAGATTAACAGAATCACAAAAGACAGTGTTTACGGGCAAAGTATTGTGAATGGAAATCAACGTCCGTTCCGAGGAAGTTTTAATGAAAGCTCCAAATCATTTACGCTTGACGAACCCGGAAATGATAAAACGGATGGAAGATTTGAAGTGAAATTATCTGGTGACAGTTTAACAGGAAAATGGTCTGTATTCAATAAAAAAGCGGTAAAATCACCTCTAAAAACACTAAAGCTAACCAAAAAGCAGTTTGTTTATAATCCGAATTTTATGCTGGATGAAGATTCAAACTTGGTAGATTGGGAAAATCCGAAAGATTTTGTTGAAAAATATACCGATGAAGAAACCGGGAAAACAGAAAAATACACAACTCAAAAAAATAGAGTTGCCTCGGATGCTGTGTTTAAATTAAATGCCTCTAAACAAAAGCTGTCAGAAAAAGATCTTAAAAACTTAAGAAAACTAGATCTTGAAATCATTAAAAATTCTGTTTTTGCAAGACACGGATATGCTTTCAAAAAGCAGACCTACAGAAATTTCTTTGAACAGACAGATTGGTATATTCCGGTTTCTAATAATGTAGACAATGACCTTTCTCCAATGGAAAAAGAGAACGTTGTTTTATTGAATCGCTTTGTAAAATATGCGGAAGATAAATACGACAGTTTCGGAAGATAA